A single Oryza brachyantha chromosome 8, ObraRS2, whole genome shotgun sequence DNA region contains:
- the LOC102717175 gene encoding copper transport protein ATX1-like, translating to MAETVVLRVGMSCEGCVGAVKRVLGKMQGVESFDVDIKEQKVTVKGNVTPDAVLQTVSKTGKKTEFWDAKPATNESAAPAAASS from the exons ATGGCTGAG ACTGTTGTACTCAGGGTTGGCATGTCCTGTGAAGGTTGTGTTGGAGCTGTTAAGCGGGTACTGGGAAAGATGCAAG GAGTTGAGTCCTTCGACGTAGACATCAAGGAGCAGAAGGTCACTGTTAAGGGGAATGTTACACCAGATGCTGTTCTTCAGACCGTTTCAAAGACAGGCAAAAAGACAGAGTTCTGGGACGCCAAGCCTGCAACCAATGAATCGGCTgcgcctgctgctgcttcatCTTAA